GCTCTCTTTTATCCAAGTTGGATTCTTTTTAAGCGCATTGAGGTTGTAATCTATACCGCTCAGTTTGGCTTCTTTGACTTGTGCCGGGGTTTTATCACCATTCAAATAATGCACTTTTGAATTTTTATCAAGCTCGCGGAATTTTAAACAAGCGTCCCAATCGAATGCAATATACTCCACTCTTTTCTTAGCTTTCATCTTTTTTACAAGGGCTAAGGAAAGTTCTACGGCTTTTAAGGTTCTTTCTTTGCTGATTCTGCTTGTTTTCAATTCGTAAATCAACTTGGTTTTCTTTTGTTTTAAACCTGCTGCTAGATACTCTTCTACTGTAGGAATCGACTCGCCATTAGGATGCTTCTTCGCAAGTAATTCTTGATAGGTTAATTGTTCGATTTCCAATCCGTAAAAATCATGATCATGGCATACGACCAATACATCATCCTTTGTCAAATGCACATCAAATTCTGATCCCCATAGTTTCTGCTCGATCGCTCCATTTAAGGATGCAATGGAATTCTGCGGAACCTGTGTGTTTTTCCAAACGCCACGATGCGCGATGATTGAAGTTTGCGCGAATAATCCGACATGGAAAATTATAGTCATAGCAACTAGTAAGAAGGTTTTTTTCATTTTATAATGGTGTTAGTTTTTAAGATAGATAATATTCGCCACATTTCTTTGTCCTTCGTGGTCAAATTTCTTGTTGTCTGATGGGTAATTGACGATGTCGTTGGGACTTCCGCCGTTAACGAAAAGGGTAGAGCTCCCACCGCCGTCAAGGTTCATTGCGTCTTGTGCGCCAATCCATTTCATCAGCGAGGCTAGCTCATGGAGGTTCATGCCTTGAGCCTGCGCATTTCTGCCATCGACAACCAAAAGGATCAGTTTGTTCTTTTTGGCAATGCCAATAGCTGTCCGAGGGTGTCGGTTATCGTTGAAGGGGTTATTGCTGAGGTTGTAGCGGTTTGTGTTTTGGAGGAGTAGGGGGCCGGATAGCATGACGTCTCGAGCTGGGGATTCTTCCACATTGTCTGTCGAAGCAGCTTGAATGGTCACTCGCTTTTTGTCGATGCTTAAGACCGCATTTGCACGGTCGGATTTCTTGGCAGTCGGGTTGACGACCTGTCCATCGACCTTGATATAATCGACGGCTCCGCCGTCTTTCATATTGAAAAAGCCACCATTGATAGCCACCAAGGCATTATTTTTTAAAGCGAATTGTGAGGTTGGTTTAAGTGTTTTGGCATCTGCAGCGAGATGGAGATGTTTTCCTTGCTTCTTTAAATCAATTTCTACCCAGTTGACTTCTTGCACACTGTTGAAAAGATTGTCGAAATGTCCTTGCTTCCATGTGACTCCTTTAGCAACTTTCTTCACGGTCCAGTGCTTATTTACGACTGTTAATGAATCGGAAGACTGCGCCCGGCTGTGGAGGATAGAACAGGATAAAAATAGGAGGAATAGGTAGTTTAGCTTGAAAAGGTAACTTCGATGCATGGTTTAAATCATTTTATCGAAGTTACCCAAATTATGTTAAGTTATTATTAAAAATGCTTTGGGGCGTTTTAATTTTAATAAAATTGTTGCAATTGGCTTAGTATTCTTGAATAATTGCTTTTATTCTGCTTCTTTTTCTTTGAAAAGCGTGGCCAGAAATTCTTCTAATTCTGCGCCTCTCAGGTTTTTAGCAATGATCTTGCCCTCTTGGTCCAGAAGAAAAGTGGCAGGGATGGAAGTGATAGCAAACAATCCGCTAGCAATCGATTTTTCTTTTTGCTGATCTAACAATTGTGTCCAAGGCAGCTGATGTTGCTTTAACGCTGTTTGCCATGCAGCAGGGTTTTGGTCGATAGAGATACCAATAATCTTAAAGGGATACGTTGTGGTGTATTCGTTATGAACTGTTTTTAAAGTTTTGAATTCCTGAATACAAAATAGGCTTCGCCCTCAAGGAAGACTTCCCGTTCTTGTCCAACAAAGTTCGCATCATACTTTAGCTTGGAGTTAGCATTTAACCAAACCTTGCTACCATCCGATAGCACAATGGCGGCTATCTTTCGAGATGGAACGGCAATCTGTTGTATATAAGGAAGTTTATCTTGTCGTTCTTTTATTCTATACTGTGCAATTCCGCTACTATCTTTTTCTGCCGCATAAAGGTCTGCATGCTGTTGAGCATCGGAAAGCTCCACCTGCGACCCGTCCGGCAAAGTCATCGAAATACTACCTTCAGTAAATACCATGCTATCCTGTTGCGCGATCAGCGATTCTTCCAAATGATCGGAATCCTGCGTTGCTCGAAACTGTAGAAAGCCGAAATAGCCGATAGTGGCGACAACAGCAGCGACGGCCACCCATCGAAAGTAAGGTGCTCGCGGATTCTTGGTCTTTTCCGGCGGAAAAACATGAGCCTCGATACGCTCATATTCTCTTGCTGATATCTTGTGATAAGCAGGCAGCACTTCCTCGTCCAAATCCACTTCTTGGAAGTGCTCTTCGATACATTCATTCCATGCATCACTGAACTCCTTCTCGGAAAACTGTTCGATGAGCCATGCTGCTTCATCCGTGTGGCACTTGCCAGCAAGAAATCGCTTAAATAGTTCTCGTTTGTCGTAAGTATTCATAAATGGATTAATCGGTTATGGACTTTGATGAAGCCTACTATTACTAGTAATACGGAAAGAGGGGTGAAAGTCTATGCTCGAAGGAAGAAGAAAAATAAAAAAAATATAAAATGCTGCTTAATTTACTCCTATTAGATACAGAAGGACAACAATGAAAGAAGTAAGCTATACATTTTAGGACCCAATTCTTGCTGCAGGAATCGCATCGCCTTCGCCATATGGTCCTTAACCGTTCCGATACTCACGTCGTGTAGCTTGGCCGCTTCCTCATAAGACTTGCCTTGAAATTTGCAGAGCATAAATATCGCTTTTCTTTTCTCCGGTAACCGGTCGATCGCAGAGTACAGTTGTTCCATCAGGGACCTTGTCGAATCGTCTGCTTCCTCGAGTTCGTAGAAAAGTGTGGCCTGCATCAACAATGCCTGCTTGATCGCTTCATTGGTGGATGCTTCCCGGTAATAATCGACGACTAGATTTCGCGCAATGCGATGTAGCAAGGGCCATATACCGCTCTCGCTAAGAATATTCTTGCGGTAAAACCAAATTCGAATAAAAGCAGTCTGATGTATTTCTAGAATAATATCCTGATCGGGCAACAAGCTGTCTAAACGCTGTAGCAAGATAGGAGAGTACATTTCATACAGCTTCGTAAAAGCTCTTTGATCGCCTGCTCTTAGCTGCAAAATCAATGGGTGGTCTACTAGATTGCTGTCTTTCAATATTATATCTTATTTTATTTAATTGTTACAAAAATATAATATTTGGATAATTATAATAGGGTTAACTAAAATCTTAACAAAAAGAAAACGGTTAGTCAACTTTGACTAACCGTTTTCTTTTACTTAAAAGTATCTTTTAATGAAGGAATGCGTTGTTTATTGATCGCCTTTCCATTCGCCATAAAATTGTTCCAAAAATCCTTCCATGTAATCATGGCGTTTCTCAGCAATCGCTTTTGCGGTCGGTGTATTCATCTTATCTTTCAACAGCAACAATTTCTCGTAGAAGTGATTGATGGTCGGTGCTGTCGTTTTCTTATACGACTCCTTGTCTTGATTTAATTGTGCGGGAATATTCGGATTATAGATTTCTCGGTTCTTAAATCCACCATAGGTAAATGCTCGTGCAATCCCGATCGCTCCAATAGCATCCAATCGGTCTGCATCCTGCACAACCTCTAATTCCTTGGAATGAAATGTCACTTCACCCAGAGACGCTTTGAACGACATATTCAGGATAATGTGCTGCACATGTTCAATGATTTCCTGCTCGACCCCAATGGAATGAAGGAATTCTCCAGCCACCCGCGGACCAATAGTTTCATCGCCATCATGGAATTTGCTATCCGCAATATCATGCAACAAAGCCGTCAACTCGCAGACTAAGGGATCTGCTTTTTCGTGTTGCAGAATATGCTTGGTATTGTTCCATACACGTTGAATATGCCACCAATCGTGACCCGATTCGGCATCTTTCAATGTGTCCTGAACAAAAGAGACTGTCAGGTCGAGAATTTCGTCCTTACTTTTCTTTTGTTCCTTCATAGAGCTCGTATTGTAACAAACGACAGTCTAATTTACCATTGAAGAATTCGAATCTTCTAGACGCACGTAAGCCGATTTTCTTCGCTAA
The DNA window shown above is from Sphingobacterium hotanense and carries:
- a CDS encoding glycerophosphodiester phosphodiesterase, which codes for MKKTFLLVAMTIIFHVGLFAQTSIIAHRGVWKNTQVPQNSIASLNGAIEQKLWGSEFDVHLTKDDVLVVCHDHDFYGLEIEQLTYQELLAKKHPNGESIPTVEEYLAAGLKQKKTKLIYELKTSRISKERTLKAVELSLALVKKMKAKKRVEYIAFDWDACLKFRELDKNSKVHYLNGDKTPAQVKEAKLSGIDYNLNALKKNPTWIKESKDLRLKVNVWTVNNEADMKYFLNEKVDYITTDEPELLSKIMSN
- a CDS encoding phosphodiester glycosidase family protein; the protein is MHRSYLFKLNYLFLLFLSCSILHSRAQSSDSLTVVNKHWTVKKVAKGVTWKQGHFDNLFNSVQEVNWVEIDLKKQGKHLHLAADAKTLKPTSQFALKNNALVAINGGFFNMKDGGAVDYIKVDGQVVNPTAKKSDRANAVLSIDKKRVTIQAASTDNVEESPARDVMLSGPLLLQNTNRYNLSNNPFNDNRHPRTAIGIAKKNKLILLVVDGRNAQAQGMNLHELASLMKWIGAQDAMNLDGGGSSTLFVNGGSPNDIVNYPSDNKKFDHEGQRNVANIIYLKN
- a CDS encoding TlpA family protein disulfide reductase; its protein translation is MQEFKTLKTVHNEYTTTYPFKIIGISIDQNPAAWQTALKQHQLPWTQLLDQQKEKSIASGLFAITSIPATFLLDQEGKIIAKNLRGAELEEFLATLFKEKEAE
- a CDS encoding FecR domain-containing protein, translated to MNTYDKRELFKRFLAGKCHTDEAAWLIEQFSEKEFSDAWNECIEEHFQEVDLDEEVLPAYHKISAREYERIEAHVFPPEKTKNPRAPYFRWVAVAAVVATIGYFGFLQFRATQDSDHLEESLIAQQDSMVFTEGSISMTLPDGSQVELSDAQQHADLYAAEKDSSGIAQYRIKERQDKLPYIQQIAVPSRKIAAIVLSDGSKVWLNANSKLKYDANFVGQEREVFLEGEAYFVFRNSKL
- a CDS encoding RNA polymerase sigma factor, with amino-acid sequence MKDSNLVDHPLILQLRAGDQRAFTKLYEMYSPILLQRLDSLLPDQDIILEIHQTAFIRIWFYRKNILSESGIWPLLHRIARNLVVDYYREASTNEAIKQALLMQATLFYELEEADDSTRSLMEQLYSAIDRLPEKRKAIFMLCKFQGKSYEEAAKLHDVSIGTVKDHMAKAMRFLQQELGPKMYSLLLSLLSFCI
- a CDS encoding HD domain-containing protein, with product MKEQKKSKDEILDLTVSFVQDTLKDAESGHDWWHIQRVWNNTKHILQHEKADPLVCELTALLHDIADSKFHDGDETIGPRVAGEFLHSIGVEQEIIEHVQHIILNMSFKASLGEVTFHSKELEVVQDADRLDAIGAIGIARAFTYGGFKNREIYNPNIPAQLNQDKESYKKTTAPTINHFYEKLLLLKDKMNTPTAKAIAEKRHDYMEGFLEQFYGEWKGDQ